The Citrifermentans bemidjiense Bem genome window below encodes:
- a CDS encoding response regulator transcription factor — MSMKVLIVDDHTIVRQGLRVLIDKEQDMEVIAEAATGAEAIRLAREKRPDVTVMDITMPDLNGIDATRAIIAEWPQARVLALSMESDRRFVVEVLKAGANGYVLKDSAFAELATAIRAVATGETYLPSRVTTLLIKEYLQRIPDEVPATYENLSQREREILQLIADGRNAKEIAFSFGVSVKTVENQRHSIMKKLDLFSIAELTKYAVRQGLTSLS; from the coding sequence ATGAGTATGAAGGTACTGATCGTGGACGACCACACCATAGTGAGGCAGGGGTTGCGCGTACTGATCGACAAGGAACAGGATATGGAGGTGATCGCCGAGGCTGCCACCGGCGCCGAGGCGATCCGATTGGCCCGCGAAAAGCGCCCCGACGTCACGGTTATGGATATCACCATGCCCGACCTAAATGGCATCGACGCCACGCGCGCCATCATCGCGGAGTGGCCGCAGGCGCGGGTGCTGGCGCTTTCCATGGAGTCGGACCGGCGCTTCGTGGTGGAGGTACTGAAGGCAGGCGCCAACGGCTACGTCCTCAAGGACTCGGCCTTTGCCGAACTCGCCACTGCGATCCGGGCCGTCGCCACGGGGGAGACCTATCTCCCTTCCAGGGTGACCACGCTTTTGATCAAGGAGTACCTGCAGCGCATTCCCGACGAGGTGCCGGCTACCTACGAGAACCTCTCACAGCGGGAAAGGGAGATCCTGCAGCTGATCGCCGACGGCAGAAACGCGAAGGAGATCGCCTTCAGCTTCGGTGTCAGCGTGAAGACGGTGGAGAACCAGCGGCACAGCATCATGAAAAAGCTGGACCTTTTCAGCATCGCCGAGTTGACCAAGTACGCCGTACGCCAGGGTCTCACCTCGCTCAGTTGA
- a CDS encoding CsbD family protein — protein sequence MKPSTKDQTKGKLHELKGQVKEEAGNISRNVSMEHQGRAEKVTGKVQKTAGKAEKKTEK from the coding sequence ATGAAACCGAGCACGAAAGACCAGACAAAAGGCAAGCTGCACGAGTTGAAAGGACAGGTGAAGGAAGAAGCCGGCAACATCAGCCGCAACGTATCCATGGAGCATCAGGGAAGGGCGGAGAAGGTGACCGGCAAGGTGCAAAAAACCGCCGGAAAGGCAGAGAAGAAAACGGAGAAGTAG
- a CDS encoding Thivi_2564 family membrane protein, which yields MPLIQVLLVLIVVGVLLWLVNTYVPMAGSIKSILNAVVVIVVVIWLLNVFGLMENITRLRVGK from the coding sequence ATGCCCCTGATACAGGTCTTACTGGTTCTCATCGTGGTGGGAGTACTGCTTTGGCTGGTGAACACCTATGTCCCGATGGCAGGTTCCATCAAGTCGATCCTCAACGCGGTGGTGGTCATCGTGGTGGTAATCTGGCTTTTGAACGTATTCGGGCTCATGGAAAACATCACTCGGCTCAGGGTGGGAAAGTGA
- a CDS encoding lmo0937 family membrane protein: MLWTIVVILLILWLLGLVTSYTLGGFIHLLLVLAIIVVIINLIQGRRPL; this comes from the coding sequence ATGCTGTGGACCATCGTGGTTATCTTGCTGATCCTGTGGCTTCTCGGGCTGGTAACCAGCTATACCTTGGGTGGATTCATTCACCTGCTGCTGGTGCTTGCCATCATCGTGGTTATAATCAACCTGATTCAGGGAAGACGGCCTTTGTAG
- a CDS encoding bifunctional diguanylate cyclase/phosphodiesterase — MNDADSKNAVNRSRDRNAFDSDNANLSTEELVRELQVYTDLYEFSPVGLFTLDDAGNIRSVNNTGASLLGRARPELVGVPFEQAVAEPSKGDFSVLLNDARTSQSKSACELTLISDSSRQLPVRIDALCCKEGTEYRLSVLDITKRKQSELALQRSEARYRRLFETAKDGIMIVEADSGAIAEVNPFLVDILGCKREALLGKTVWELGFFARIVPGASDFKAMQQKEYFHGDDLLLATVGGRDIPVEVVSNCYQSEQSSVVQFNIRDISIRKNAEQALLTSEEQCRTIVSNINEYVYSVRFEEGDITSVYHSPKCFDITGYTPDEYYRDPLLWFTMIHEEDRNLVVEFLNGIFAGLDHEPIRHRIIHKDGSVRWIVNNCAVQRQRRGDRLSITRLDGFILDITDIKRAEENIFFLAHHDPLTKLPNRSTLYERMEQVICAAQKSSRNVALLFLDIDGFKQINDSMGHDVGDRLLQSVAKRLSDCTRSCDVVSRLGGDEFVVMLWDCGETETTVVAEKVINAGFPVLGSNVTVTPSIGISVFPDDGRDYLTLLKHADIAMYHAKKSGGNNFQFFTHRLNEIAHERFVLEAELRRALDREEFVLYYQPKVDLSTGRFSGMEALIRWQHPAHGLMLPESFIRIAEESGLLTQISKWIIPTVCRQIQQWQQQGINSVSAAVNLSASFFQHPDFEETIEDSLLQTGIAPECLELELTEATIMSDPQRVLGSMAAMKALGLQLSIDDFGTGYSSLSYLKKLPVDKLKIDQSFIHNIARDADNAAVVRAVISIGRSMQLRVIAEGVENASQLAWLQAEGSEEAQGYYFSRPLPVAKMTALLKQRANFLHNPRGKTQSKTL; from the coding sequence ATGAACGATGCAGATAGCAAAAATGCTGTGAATCGTTCCAGAGACCGCAACGCCTTTGACAGCGACAACGCCAACCTGTCCACCGAAGAACTGGTCAGGGAACTGCAGGTCTATACCGACCTCTACGAGTTCTCCCCCGTAGGCCTTTTCACCCTCGACGACGCCGGGAACATCCGTAGCGTCAACAACACCGGGGCCAGCCTCCTCGGCAGGGCTCGGCCGGAACTGGTCGGTGTCCCTTTCGAGCAGGCGGTGGCGGAGCCCTCCAAGGGGGACTTCTCCGTTTTGCTAAACGACGCCCGCACCAGCCAGTCCAAATCCGCCTGCGAATTAACCCTCATCTCCGACTCCTCCCGCCAGCTGCCGGTGCGCATAGATGCCCTCTGCTGCAAAGAGGGGACCGAATACCGGCTGTCGGTTCTCGACATCACCAAGCGCAAGCAGTCGGAGCTGGCGCTCCAGCGTTCCGAGGCCCGCTACCGCCGCCTGTTCGAGACCGCCAAAGACGGCATCATGATTGTCGAAGCGGACAGCGGCGCCATCGCCGAGGTCAACCCTTTCCTGGTCGACATACTCGGTTGCAAACGGGAAGCGCTCCTGGGCAAAACGGTCTGGGAGCTCGGCTTCTTCGCCCGCATCGTACCGGGCGCCTCCGACTTCAAGGCGATGCAGCAAAAGGAATACTTCCATGGCGATGACCTGCTGCTCGCCACGGTGGGGGGGCGGGACATCCCCGTGGAGGTGGTAAGCAACTGCTACCAGTCCGAGCAAAGCAGTGTGGTGCAGTTCAACATACGCGACATCAGCATCCGCAAGAACGCGGAACAGGCACTGCTCACCAGCGAAGAACAGTGCCGGACCATAGTCAGCAACATCAACGAGTACGTCTACAGCGTCCGCTTCGAAGAGGGTGACATCACCTCCGTCTACCACAGCCCGAAGTGCTTCGACATCACCGGATACACCCCGGACGAGTACTACCGGGACCCCCTGCTCTGGTTCACCATGATCCACGAGGAGGACAGAAACCTGGTGGTCGAGTTTCTGAACGGCATCTTCGCCGGGCTGGACCACGAGCCGATACGTCACCGCATCATCCATAAGGACGGCTCGGTGCGCTGGATAGTCAACAACTGCGCCGTGCAGAGGCAGCGCAGGGGGGACCGCCTCAGCATCACGCGACTGGACGGCTTCATCCTGGACATCACCGACATCAAAAGGGCCGAGGAAAACATCTTCTTCCTGGCCCACCACGATCCGCTCACCAAGCTTCCCAACCGCAGCACCCTCTACGAGCGCATGGAGCAGGTGATCTGCGCGGCCCAGAAGAGTTCGCGCAACGTGGCCCTGCTTTTCCTCGACATCGACGGTTTCAAGCAGATCAACGATTCCATGGGGCACGACGTAGGGGACAGGCTGCTGCAATCGGTAGCCAAAAGACTCAGCGACTGCACCCGCTCCTGCGACGTCGTCTCCAGGCTTGGGGGGGACGAATTCGTGGTGATGCTGTGGGACTGCGGCGAGACCGAGACCACGGTGGTCGCGGAAAAGGTCATCAACGCAGGTTTCCCGGTTCTGGGCAGCAACGTCACCGTGACCCCCAGCATCGGGATCAGCGTCTTCCCCGACGACGGCCGCGATTACCTGACGCTCTTGAAGCACGCCGACATCGCCATGTACCACGCCAAGAAATCCGGGGGAAACAACTTCCAGTTCTTCACCCACCGGCTGAACGAGATAGCGCACGAGAGGTTCGTGCTGGAAGCGGAGCTGCGCCGGGCGCTGGACCGGGAAGAATTCGTCCTTTATTACCAGCCCAAGGTCGACCTCTCGACCGGGAGGTTCAGCGGCATGGAGGCGCTGATCAGGTGGCAGCACCCGGCCCACGGGCTGATGCTCCCGGAGAGCTTCATCCGCATCGCCGAGGAATCCGGCCTTCTCACCCAGATCAGCAAGTGGATCATCCCGACCGTCTGCCGCCAGATTCAACAGTGGCAGCAGCAGGGAATAAACTCCGTTTCCGCTGCGGTCAACCTCTCTGCCAGCTTCTTCCAGCACCCCGACTTCGAGGAAACCATCGAAGACTCACTACTGCAAACCGGCATCGCCCCGGAGTGCCTGGAATTGGAGCTCACCGAGGCGACCATCATGAGCGACCCGCAGCGGGTCTTAGGGAGCATGGCGGCCATGAAGGCGCTCGGGCTGCAGCTTTCCATAGACGACTTCGGCACCGGCTATTCCAGCCTGAGCTACCTGAAAAAACTCCCCGTCGACAAGCTGAAGATAGATCAATCCTTCATCCACAACATCGCCCGCGACGCCGACAACGCCGCCGTGGTGCGTGCCGTGATCAGCATCGGGCGCAGCATGCAGCTCAGGGTGATCGCCGAGGGGGTGGAGAACGCGTCCCAGCTCGCCTGGCTGCAGGCCGAAGGGAGCGAGGAAGCGCAAGGGTATTATTTCAGCCGCCCCCTGCCGGTGGCGAAGATGACCGCGCTTTTGAAACAGAGGGCGAACTTCCTGCACAACCCGCGCGGAAAGACACAGTCGAAGACGCTTTAA
- a CDS encoding mercuric reductase, which yields MSDQFVFQPDTAENRELEANVCPKSWINPVPSGRYNLVVVGAGTAGLVCAAGAASLGARVALVERLALGGDCLNVGCVPSKALIRASRAVFDARHSGGFGVVGGDALLADFAAALQRMRRLRAGISRHDSALRFRDELGVDVYLGQGTFTAPDTLQVEGAALHFAKAALCTGARAAIPPVPGLEEAGCLTNETVFSLTSLPARLAVIGSGPVGCELAQAFARFGSKVTLVERGSGILGREDRDAAAILETAFRREGIELELGAKLVRAWSSGSEKRLLLERDGVGFEIAVDAILVGAGRAPNTEGLGLEAAGVEYDKSGVKVNDYLQTTNRRIYAAGDICSGYKFTHVADAQARIVIENSLFPGRRKNSSLTVPWCTYTDPEVAHVGMYQADALARGLKVETLTIPFGDVDRAVLDGESEGFARVHLKKGSDVILGATIVARHAGEMIGEVALAINAGLGLSAIGRTIHPYPTQAESLRKLADSYNRGRLTPRVKKLMGAWLRWQRE from the coding sequence ATGAGCGACCAATTTGTGTTTCAGCCGGACACGGCGGAGAACAGGGAACTTGAGGCCAACGTGTGCCCGAAAAGTTGGATCAACCCGGTGCCATCGGGACGTTACAACCTGGTGGTGGTCGGCGCCGGGACCGCGGGCCTTGTCTGCGCCGCTGGGGCGGCTTCGTTGGGGGCGCGCGTGGCTCTGGTCGAGCGGCTGGCTCTCGGGGGAGACTGCCTGAACGTCGGCTGCGTCCCGTCGAAAGCGCTGATCCGTGCCTCGCGTGCCGTCTTCGATGCCCGTCATAGCGGCGGCTTCGGCGTAGTCGGGGGCGACGCGCTGCTGGCCGATTTTGCCGCGGCGCTGCAGCGGATGCGCAGGTTGAGGGCCGGGATCAGCCGCCACGACTCGGCGCTCCGCTTCCGGGATGAGTTGGGTGTCGACGTCTACCTGGGACAAGGGACCTTCACCGCCCCGGACACCCTCCAAGTCGAAGGGGCCGCGCTCCATTTCGCCAAGGCTGCGCTCTGCACCGGCGCCCGGGCGGCCATCCCCCCGGTTCCGGGTCTGGAGGAGGCGGGATGCCTGACCAACGAGACGGTCTTCTCGCTCACCTCGCTTCCCGCCAGGCTTGCGGTGATTGGTTCGGGCCCCGTCGGTTGCGAGCTGGCGCAGGCCTTCGCCCGTTTCGGAAGCAAGGTGACCCTGGTCGAGCGGGGATCTGGGATTCTGGGGCGCGAGGACCGCGATGCGGCCGCTATCCTCGAAACGGCTTTCCGGCGTGAGGGGATCGAACTGGAACTCGGGGCGAAGCTCGTCAGGGCCTGGAGCAGCGGCTCGGAAAAACGGCTTCTCCTGGAGCGGGACGGGGTAGGGTTCGAGATTGCCGTCGACGCCATTCTGGTCGGAGCGGGGCGCGCGCCCAACACCGAGGGGCTGGGGCTCGAGGCCGCGGGAGTGGAATACGACAAGAGCGGGGTCAAGGTGAACGATTACCTGCAGACCACCAACCGGCGCATCTATGCCGCCGGAGACATCTGCTCCGGCTACAAGTTCACCCACGTAGCCGACGCGCAGGCGAGGATAGTGATAGAAAACTCTCTTTTTCCGGGGAGGAGGAAGAACTCCAGCCTGACCGTGCCGTGGTGCACCTATACCGACCCCGAGGTGGCGCATGTCGGGATGTACCAAGCGGACGCCCTGGCGCGCGGGTTGAAGGTCGAGACCCTCACCATCCCCTTTGGCGATGTGGATCGTGCCGTCCTGGACGGGGAGAGCGAAGGGTTTGCGCGGGTGCACCTGAAAAAAGGGAGCGACGTCATCCTGGGCGCCACCATAGTCGCGCGCCACGCGGGGGAGATGATCGGCGAGGTCGCCCTTGCCATAAACGCCGGCTTGGGGCTCTCCGCCATAGGGCGCACCATCCATCCCTACCCCACTCAGGCGGAGAGCCTCAGAAAGCTTGCCGACAGCTACAACCGCGGCAGGTTGACCCCGCGAGTCAAGAAGCTGATGGGGGCATGGCTTCGCTGGCAAAGGGAATAA
- a CDS encoding TVP38/TMEM64 family protein, translating to MNLKKILILVAAVIAVALFFYLDLGRYLTLESLKANRQALIQYYAAHQAATVAGFMALYILQTALSLPGAAILSLAAGAIFGSLAGTFYAVMAATVGATLAFVVTRYLLRDLVLDKFGPKLEGLNRELETRGFNYLLFLRLVPLFPFFLINLAAGLTRLPLRVFVPGTLIGIIPGGFVFVNAGASLATINSLSDVASPRVLGSFALLGLFALVPVIYGKIKKNA from the coding sequence ATGAACCTGAAAAAGATCCTCATACTTGTCGCTGCCGTCATCGCAGTGGCGCTCTTCTTCTACCTCGACCTCGGCCGTTACCTGACCCTGGAGTCGCTCAAGGCCAACCGGCAGGCGCTCATCCAGTACTACGCGGCGCACCAGGCCGCCACCGTCGCCGGGTTCATGGCACTTTACATCCTGCAGACGGCGCTCTCGCTTCCCGGTGCAGCCATTCTGTCGCTCGCGGCAGGCGCCATCTTCGGCTCCCTCGCCGGGACCTTCTACGCCGTCATGGCCGCAACAGTCGGAGCGACGCTCGCTTTCGTGGTGACACGCTACCTGCTGCGCGACCTCGTGCTCGACAAGTTCGGACCGAAACTGGAGGGGCTCAACCGGGAGCTGGAAACGCGCGGTTTCAATTACCTGCTCTTTCTGAGGCTGGTGCCGCTGTTTCCCTTTTTCCTCATCAACCTCGCGGCCGGCCTCACCCGGCTGCCGCTACGCGTCTTCGTCCCTGGGACGCTTATCGGGATCATCCCGGGAGGGTTCGTCTTCGTGAATGCCGGGGCGAGCCTCGCCACCATCAACTCCCTCTCCGACGTCGCCTCTCCCCGGGTGCTCGGTTCTTTCGCGCTCCTCGGGCTCTTCGCACTAGTCCCGGTGATCTACGGGAAGATTAAAAAGAACGCCTAA
- the pdhA gene encoding pyruvate dehydrogenase (acetyl-transferring) E1 component subunit alpha has translation MPEEVLATFQVKRVSVLNENGSADLDLMPELSADQIWRMYQLMVLSRCFDERAVSLQREGRLGTYPPIRGQEAAQVGSAFALKADDWVFPSFREMGVHLTLGYPIPQLLQYWAGDERAQKTPPQLNIFPFCVAVGSQIPHAVGAALAARYRRDSAAVAVYFGDGATSKGDFHEAMNMAGVYQLPIVFICQNNQWAISVPLKGQTASASLAQKALAYGFEGVQVDGNDVLAVYRATKQALEKATSGGGPTFLECLTYRMADHTTADDAGRYRSDEEVALWNGRDPILRLERFLAASGAWTPEQGRGVKEEATSLIDRGVGEMEAVPPPDPAELFDATLAALTPRQAGQRKGR, from the coding sequence ATGCCCGAAGAAGTCCTTGCCACTTTCCAAGTTAAACGCGTAAGCGTTCTTAATGAGAACGGCAGCGCCGATCTCGACCTCATGCCTGAGTTGTCGGCTGACCAGATCTGGCGCATGTACCAGCTCATGGTGCTCTCGCGCTGCTTCGACGAGCGTGCCGTTTCGTTACAGCGGGAGGGGCGCCTGGGAACCTACCCGCCCATACGGGGACAGGAGGCGGCCCAGGTGGGGAGCGCCTTCGCGCTCAAGGCCGACGACTGGGTGTTCCCCTCTTTCCGCGAGATGGGGGTGCACCTGACGCTGGGGTATCCCATCCCGCAGCTCCTCCAGTACTGGGCCGGCGACGAGCGGGCCCAGAAGACGCCGCCGCAGCTGAACATCTTTCCCTTCTGCGTGGCCGTCGGAAGCCAAATCCCCCATGCTGTAGGGGCTGCGCTCGCCGCCCGCTACCGGCGGGATTCGGCCGCCGTGGCGGTCTACTTCGGCGACGGGGCGACATCGAAGGGGGACTTCCACGAGGCGATGAACATGGCCGGGGTCTACCAGCTGCCGATAGTCTTCATCTGCCAGAACAACCAGTGGGCCATCTCGGTCCCGCTCAAGGGGCAGACGGCTTCGGCGTCGCTGGCACAGAAGGCGCTCGCCTACGGGTTCGAAGGGGTGCAGGTGGACGGCAACGACGTCCTCGCGGTCTACCGCGCCACCAAGCAGGCGCTGGAAAAGGCGACAAGCGGCGGTGGCCCCACCTTCCTGGAATGCCTCACCTACCGCATGGCCGACCACACCACGGCCGACGACGCGGGGCGCTACCGCTCCGACGAGGAGGTGGCGCTTTGGAATGGGCGGGATCCCATCCTCAGGCTGGAGCGCTTCTTAGCTGCGAGCGGCGCCTGGACCCCGGAACAGGGGAGGGGGGTCAAGGAGGAGGCGACCTCGCTGATCGACCGGGGGGTAGGGGAGATGGAGGCTGTACCGCCCCCCGACCCGGCAGAACTCTTCGACGCGACCCTGGCGGCACTCACACCGCGGCAGGCCGGGCAAAGAAAGGGACGCTGA
- a CDS encoding alpha-ketoacid dehydrogenase subunit beta — protein MAQLNMVQAINQALADEMARDDRVVLLGEDVGRDGGVFRVTDGLQDRFGAERVLDTPLCESAIMGAAIGMAAYGLRPVPEIQFMGFTYSAFEQLFAHAARLRSRSRGRYSCPLVVRTPYGGGIKAPELHEESTEAIFCHIPGLKVVVPSGPYNAKGLLLAALRDPDPVLFLEPTRLYRMVKEEVPEGDYQLELGKARVARKGSAVTVVAWGSMLERVLRAIDGYDAEVIDLLTLNPLDLEALLSSVQKTGRAVIVHEAIKTCGLGAEIAATLAEEAMLHLRAPILRVTAPDVPVPLAKLIDQYLPGPDRIRAALDEVLKY, from the coding sequence ATGGCGCAACTGAACATGGTACAGGCGATAAACCAGGCCCTCGCCGACGAGATGGCGCGCGACGACCGGGTGGTGCTCCTCGGGGAGGACGTGGGGCGGGACGGCGGGGTGTTCCGGGTCACGGATGGGCTCCAGGACCGGTTCGGAGCGGAACGGGTGCTGGATACCCCACTGTGCGAATCGGCCATCATGGGGGCCGCCATCGGGATGGCCGCTTATGGGCTCCGCCCGGTGCCGGAGATCCAGTTCATGGGTTTCACCTACTCCGCCTTCGAGCAGCTCTTCGCCCATGCGGCAAGGCTTCGCTCCCGGTCCCGCGGGCGTTACAGCTGTCCGCTGGTGGTCCGCACACCCTACGGCGGCGGAATCAAGGCGCCGGAGCTGCACGAGGAAAGTACGGAGGCGATCTTCTGCCATATCCCCGGCCTCAAGGTGGTGGTGCCGTCCGGTCCCTACAACGCCAAGGGGCTGCTTCTGGCGGCCCTGCGCGACCCGGACCCTGTTTTGTTCCTGGAGCCGACCCGGCTTTACCGCATGGTGAAGGAGGAGGTGCCGGAGGGGGATTATCAGCTGGAGTTGGGGAAGGCGCGGGTAGCGCGCAAAGGCTCCGCCGTTACCGTCGTCGCCTGGGGGAGCATGCTGGAGCGGGTGCTGAGGGCCATCGACGGCTACGACGCCGAGGTGATAGACCTCCTCACCCTGAACCCGCTGGACCTGGAGGCGCTGCTTTCTTCGGTGCAGAAAACCGGCAGGGCGGTCATCGTTCACGAGGCGATCAAGACCTGCGGGCTCGGCGCCGAGATTGCGGCGACCCTGGCGGAAGAGGCGATGCTGCACCTGCGCGCGCCGATTCTGAGGGTGACTGCCCCCGATGTGCCGGTACCGTTGGCGAAGTTGATCGATCAGTACCTGCCGGGCCCCGACCGGATACGGGCCGCGCTGGACGAGGTGCTGAAGTACTGA
- a CDS encoding dihydrolipoamide acetyltransferase family protein: MSIDFKLPDLGEGIAEVELRRWLVAEGDAVAEHQPLVEVETDKAVVEVPSPRAGVVARLHCKEGETVQVGATLVTFAEAKEAAKKEEPEGERRPAQRPPSVGIVGSLPEPEEEATPAAPAGFEGLATPMVRKMARERGIDLKSVRGTGPRGCIKPEDLDQVPLAAQKAKPAPPDGERVPLRGLRRTIARNVLASQRTTAFVTSMEEVDITDIWEMRGREQGEVESRGAHLTFLPFFIKAVQHALREHPLLNGSIDDEAQELVLKKHYHFGIAVDTPEGLMVPVIRDVDKKSIIELAQAVQELGRKARERSISLEELRGSSFTITNYGHFGGTFATPIINWPDVAIMGFGRIVERPWVHRGQIAIRKILPLSLTFDHRATDGADAARFLGKVLRYLEDPALLFLDSA, encoded by the coding sequence ATGTCTATCGATTTCAAACTCCCCGATCTGGGCGAAGGCATCGCCGAGGTGGAACTGCGCCGCTGGCTGGTGGCGGAAGGGGATGCTGTTGCGGAACACCAGCCGCTGGTCGAGGTGGAGACGGACAAGGCGGTGGTCGAGGTCCCATCCCCGCGCGCCGGTGTCGTCGCCCGCCTTCACTGCAAGGAGGGGGAGACGGTTCAGGTCGGCGCCACGCTGGTGACTTTCGCCGAGGCGAAGGAGGCCGCCAAGAAAGAGGAGCCCGAAGGGGAGCGCAGGCCGGCGCAGCGCCCGCCCTCGGTCGGCATCGTCGGCTCGCTGCCGGAACCGGAGGAGGAGGCAACTCCGGCCGCACCGGCGGGGTTCGAGGGACTGGCGACCCCGATGGTGAGGAAGATGGCCCGGGAGCGGGGTATCGACCTGAAAAGCGTGCGGGGCACCGGGCCGCGCGGCTGCATCAAGCCCGAGGATCTGGACCAGGTTCCCCTGGCGGCGCAGAAAGCGAAGCCGGCGCCGCCAGACGGGGAACGGGTGCCGCTCAGAGGCCTGCGGCGTACCATCGCCCGGAACGTGCTGGCCTCCCAAAGGACCACCGCCTTCGTCACCAGCATGGAAGAGGTCGACATTACCGACATATGGGAGATGCGGGGGCGCGAGCAGGGGGAAGTGGAGTCGCGGGGGGCGCACCTGACCTTCCTCCCCTTCTTCATCAAGGCGGTCCAGCATGCGCTGCGCGAACACCCGCTTTTGAACGGCTCCATCGACGACGAGGCGCAGGAACTGGTGCTGAAAAAGCACTACCATTTCGGGATCGCGGTGGACACCCCGGAGGGGCTCATGGTCCCGGTGATCCGGGACGTGGACAAGAAGAGCATCATCGAGCTGGCGCAGGCGGTCCAGGAACTCGGCCGCAAGGCGCGCGAGCGGAGCATTTCGTTGGAGGAACTGCGCGGCAGCAGTTTCACCATCACCAACTACGGCCACTTCGGCGGCACCTTCGCCACTCCCATCATCAACTGGCCCGACGTCGCCATCATGGGCTTTGGGCGCATCGTAGAACGCCCCTGGGTGCACCGGGGCCAGATCGCCATCAGGAAGATCCTGCCGTTGTCGCTCACCTTCGACCACCGCGCCACCGACGGCGCCGACGCCGCCAGGTTCCTGGGCAAGGTGCTCCGCTACCTCGAGGACCCCGCGCTCCTCTTCCTGGACAGCGCCTAG